CGCGGCCTGGTCGGCGAGGTCATCTCCCGCATCGAGCGCAAGGGCCTGAAGCTGGTCGCCCTGGAGCTGCGCAAGGTCACCCGCGAGCTGGCCGAGCAGCACTACGCCGAGCACGCCGAGCGCCCGTTCTTCGGCGACCTGCTGGAGTTCATCACCTCCGGCCCGGTCGTCGCGGCCGTCGTCGAGGGCCCGCGCGCCGTCGCCGCCTTCCGCCAGCTGGCCGGCGGCACCGACCCGGTCGAGAAGGCCACCCCGGGCACCCTGCGCGGCGACTTCGGCCTGGAGACGCAGTACAACCTGGTCCACGGCTCCGACTCGGCCGAGTCCGCCAAGCGCGAGATCGACCTCTGGTTCGCCG
The window above is part of the Allokutzneria albata genome. Proteins encoded here:
- the ndk gene encoding nucleoside-diphosphate kinase; this encodes MSERTLVLVKPDGVARGLVGEVISRIERKGLKLVALELRKVTRELAEQHYAEHAERPFFGDLLEFITSGPVVAAVVEGPRAVAAFRQLAGGTDPVEKATPGTLRGDFGLETQYNLVHGSDSAESAKREIDLWFAGL